In Mycobacterium sp. Aquia_216, a genomic segment contains:
- a CDS encoding SDR family NAD(P)-dependent oxidoreductase: protein MGYADQLFDLTDRVVLITGGSRGLGREMAFAAAHCGADVVIASRNFDNCVAAAEEIEAETGRTAMPFGVHVGRWDQLDGLVDATYERFGKVDTLINNAGMSPVYDKLSNVTEKLFDAVVNLNLKGPFRLSALVGERMVAAGSGSIINVSSTGSLRPNGGIIPYAAAKAGLNAMTEGLAQAFGPTVRVNTLMAGPYLTDVSKAWDLSGNDNFGHLHLKRAGDPREVVGAALFLASDASSFTTGSILRTDGGIP from the coding sequence ATGGGTTATGCCGACCAACTTTTCGACCTCACCGACCGCGTGGTACTGATCACCGGCGGCAGCCGTGGACTGGGACGGGAAATGGCGTTCGCCGCCGCCCACTGCGGCGCCGACGTGGTGATCGCCAGCCGCAACTTCGACAACTGCGTCGCCGCCGCCGAGGAGATCGAGGCCGAGACCGGACGCACCGCTATGCCCTTTGGCGTGCACGTCGGACGCTGGGACCAACTCGACGGCCTGGTCGACGCCACCTACGAACGGTTCGGCAAGGTGGACACCCTGATCAACAACGCCGGCATGTCACCGGTTTACGACAAGCTGAGCAACGTCACCGAGAAGCTGTTCGACGCAGTGGTGAACCTCAATCTCAAAGGGCCGTTTCGGTTGTCGGCGTTGGTGGGCGAGCGCATGGTGGCCGCGGGCAGCGGCTCTATCATCAACGTGAGCTCTACCGGATCGCTGCGCCCGAACGGCGGCATCATCCCCTACGCGGCCGCCAAGGCCGGGCTCAACGCGATGACCGAGGGGCTGGCGCAGGCGTTCGGGCCGACGGTACGGGTCAATACACTGATGGCCGGGCCGTACTTGACCGACGTCAGCAAGGCGTGGGATCTGAGCGGCAACGACAACTTCGGCCATCTCCACCTGAAACGGGCCGGCGACCCACGCGAAGTCGTCGGAGCCGCGCTGTTCCTGGCTTCCGACGCATCCAGTTTCACCACCGGTTCGATCCTGCGGACCGACGGCGGAATTCCCTAA
- a CDS encoding alkyl/aryl-sulfatase, which yields MPVNPKPPTAVIESAHRQHVLPWDDTTDFDNADRGFIAALSPCVVRAADGRVVWDNDIYSFLGGAAPASVHPSLWRQSTLAAKQGLYEVVPGVYQVRGLDLSNISFIEGDTGIIVIDPLVSTEVAAAALDLYRTHRGDHRPVVAVIYTHSHVDHFGGVLGVTSQAQVDAGKVAVLAPEGFTAHAVQENVYAGPAMTRRATYMYGTLLERGPQGQVGCGLGQAPSTGEVAIIVPTIDIRETGETHTIDGVEIEFQMAPGTEAPAEMHFYFPRFRALCMAENATHNLHNLLTLRGALVRDPHAWAGYLTEAIDTFADRADVVFASHHWPTWGRESIVEFLSLQRDLYSYLHDQTLRLLNQGHTGVEIAEMFRMPPALDRAWHTHGYYGSVSHNVKAVYQRYMGWFDGNPGRLWPHPPESLAPRYVEAIGGIDRVVELAQAAFNSGDFRWAATLLDHAIFTDSDHAAARALYADTLEQLAYGAENATWRNFFMSGATELRGGNFGTATTATSMSMLSQLTPEQIFDSLAISVNGPRSWDLDLAIDISFADLAVNYRLTLRNGVLVYRKVAADSASADVTVKLDSKSRLLAVAMGDSSSAGLDISGDRSALQALLDVLDKPDPKFNIVTP from the coding sequence TTGCCGGTGAACCCCAAGCCCCCCACCGCCGTCATCGAGTCGGCGCATCGCCAACATGTTCTGCCCTGGGATGACACAACGGATTTCGACAACGCGGATCGTGGATTCATCGCGGCCTTGTCTCCCTGCGTCGTCAGGGCGGCCGACGGCCGCGTGGTGTGGGACAACGACATCTATTCGTTCCTCGGCGGCGCCGCGCCGGCATCGGTGCACCCCAGCCTGTGGCGGCAATCGACCCTGGCCGCCAAACAAGGCCTGTACGAAGTGGTGCCGGGGGTCTACCAGGTTCGTGGCCTTGACCTTTCGAACATCAGCTTCATCGAGGGTGACACCGGAATCATCGTCATCGATCCGCTGGTTTCCACCGAGGTGGCCGCGGCGGCGCTGGACCTCTACCGCACCCACCGCGGCGATCACCGCCCCGTCGTCGCGGTGATCTACACCCACAGCCACGTCGACCATTTCGGCGGCGTGCTGGGCGTGACCTCGCAGGCGCAGGTCGATGCCGGCAAGGTCGCGGTGCTCGCGCCGGAAGGCTTCACCGCGCACGCCGTGCAGGAGAACGTCTACGCCGGGCCCGCGATGACCCGACGGGCCACCTACATGTACGGCACCCTGCTCGAACGCGGACCTCAGGGACAAGTCGGCTGCGGGCTGGGCCAGGCACCGTCCACTGGCGAGGTAGCCATCATCGTCCCGACCATCGACATCCGGGAGACCGGTGAGACGCACACGATCGACGGTGTGGAGATCGAGTTTCAAATGGCGCCCGGCACCGAAGCTCCCGCGGAAATGCATTTCTATTTCCCGCGATTCCGTGCATTGTGCATGGCCGAGAACGCCACCCACAATCTGCACAATCTGCTCACCCTGAGGGGCGCGCTGGTGCGTGACCCGCACGCCTGGGCGGGGTATCTCACCGAGGCGATCGACACCTTCGCCGACCGCGCCGACGTGGTGTTCGCATCCCATCACTGGCCGACCTGGGGCCGCGAGAGCATCGTCGAGTTCTTGTCGCTGCAACGCGACCTGTACTCGTATCTGCACGACCAGACGCTTCGGCTGCTCAACCAGGGCCACACCGGTGTCGAAATCGCCGAAATGTTCCGGATGCCACCCGCTTTGGATCGCGCCTGGCACACCCACGGTTACTACGGATCGGTCAGCCACAACGTCAAGGCCGTCTACCAGCGTTACATGGGTTGGTTCGACGGCAATCCGGGCCGGTTGTGGCCGCATCCTCCGGAGTCGCTGGCGCCCCGGTATGTCGAGGCGATAGGGGGCATCGACCGAGTCGTCGAACTTGCCCAAGCAGCTTTCAACTCCGGCGACTTTCGTTGGGCAGCAACACTTTTAGATCACGCGATCTTCACCGACAGCGATCACGCCGCGGCTCGCGCACTGTACGCGGACACATTGGAGCAACTGGCCTACGGCGCCGAGAACGCGACGTGGCGCAACTTCTTCATGAGCGGCGCAACCGAATTGCGCGGCGGAAACTTTGGCACCGCCACCACGGCCACCTCGATGTCGATGCTCAGTCAACTGACGCCGGAGCAAATCTTCGACAGCCTTGCCATCAGCGTCAACGGTCCGCGCAGCTGGGACCTCGATCTCGCCATCGACATCTCGTTTGCCGATCTGGCGGTCAACTACCGGCTCACCCTGCGCAATGGGGTGCTTGTCTATCGCAAGGTCGCCGCCGACTCCGCCTCGGCAGACGTTACGGTCAAGCTGGACAGCAAGTCTCGTCTGTTGGCGGTGGCGATGGGCGATTCCTCCTCGGCCGGGCTCGACATCTCTGGAGACCGCTCGGCACTGCAGGCGTTGCTGGATGTGCTGGACAAACCCGACCCGAAATTCAACATCGTCACGCCTTAG
- a CDS encoding NADPH:quinone oxidoreductase family protein, which translates to MRAVVCRSYGPPENLVVDDVPEPVPASGQMLVRVRAAAVNFPDVLFIAGKYQVKIPPPFIPGNEIAGEVLAVGAGAPFRPGQRVAGTTFGAFAEQALLDTTQASLMPDDADFASAAAFGVTYRTAYYALRSTAAVTEGDWVVVLGAAGGVGLAAVDLAVAMKARVLAAASSAEKLELCRQRGAEAVVDYDREDLKMRIRELTGDAARVVLDPVGGQYSEPALRGLARGGTFVTLGYAAGTIPAIPLNLVLLKDLYVRGMEIRTFANDYPDEAVRDEQELAAMFAAGTVRPYIGARFPLAETPAALRYVAERKVLGKVVIDVA; encoded by the coding sequence ATGCGCGCTGTCGTCTGTCGCAGCTACGGGCCGCCGGAAAACCTGGTGGTCGACGACGTTCCCGAGCCCGTCCCCGCATCCGGTCAGATGTTGGTGCGGGTGCGCGCCGCGGCGGTCAATTTTCCCGACGTGCTGTTCATCGCCGGCAAGTACCAGGTCAAGATTCCACCACCGTTCATACCGGGCAACGAGATCGCCGGGGAAGTGCTCGCCGTCGGTGCGGGCGCGCCGTTTCGCCCCGGCCAGCGGGTGGCCGGAACCACCTTCGGGGCGTTCGCCGAACAGGCGCTGCTCGACACGACTCAGGCGTCGCTCATGCCCGACGACGCCGATTTCGCGTCGGCCGCGGCTTTCGGCGTGACCTACCGCACGGCGTATTACGCCCTGCGCTCGACTGCCGCTGTGACAGAAGGCGATTGGGTCGTAGTTCTCGGTGCCGCAGGTGGTGTGGGGCTGGCCGCCGTCGACCTGGCAGTCGCGATGAAGGCCCGGGTGCTGGCCGCGGCGTCAAGCGCGGAGAAGCTCGAACTGTGCCGTCAACGCGGGGCCGAGGCCGTCGTCGACTACGACCGCGAGGACCTGAAGATGCGGATCCGCGAGCTCACCGGCGATGCGGCCCGGGTTGTGCTGGACCCGGTCGGCGGACAGTATTCGGAGCCGGCGCTGCGGGGTCTGGCGCGCGGCGGCACCTTCGTCACCCTCGGCTACGCGGCGGGCACGATCCCGGCCATTCCGCTCAATCTCGTTCTGCTCAAAGACCTCTACGTGCGTGGCATGGAGATCCGCACCTTCGCGAACGACTATCCCGATGAGGCGGTCCGCGACGAGCAGGAGCTAGCAGCGATGTTCGCCGCGGGAACCGTCCGCCCCTACATCGGCGCGCGATTCCCGTTGGCTGAAACCCCCGCGGCGTTGCGCTACGTGGCCGAACGCAAGGTCCTGGGCAAGGTGGTCATCGACGTCGCATGA
- a CDS encoding response regulator transcription factor has protein sequence MCRADGKPINVLVVDDESVLAEMVSMALRYEGWNIATASDGSSAIASARAQRPDVVVLDVMLPDMSGLDVLHKLREENPQLPVLLLTAKDAVEDRIAGLTAGGDDYVTKPFSIEEVVLRLRALLRRTGVTTVDSGAQLVVGDLVLDEDSHEVTRAGEPISLTSTEFELLRFMMRNSKRVLSKAQILDRVWSYDFGGRSNIVELYISYLRKKIDNGRDPMIHTLRGAGYVLKPAR, from the coding sequence ATGTGCCGCGCGGACGGCAAGCCAATCAACGTGCTGGTCGTGGACGACGAATCGGTGTTGGCCGAGATGGTGTCGATGGCGCTGCGGTACGAGGGCTGGAACATTGCGACCGCCAGTGACGGGTCATCGGCAATCGCCTCGGCCCGTGCCCAACGCCCCGACGTCGTCGTGCTCGACGTGATGTTGCCCGACATGAGCGGGCTCGACGTATTACACAAACTGCGCGAAGAGAATCCGCAGCTCCCGGTGCTGCTGTTGACGGCCAAGGACGCGGTGGAAGATCGGATCGCGGGGTTGACCGCGGGTGGCGATGACTATGTCACCAAGCCGTTCAGCATCGAAGAGGTCGTGCTTCGATTGCGGGCGTTGTTGCGGCGCACCGGGGTCACGACGGTGGACAGCGGGGCGCAGCTCGTGGTCGGCGACTTGGTGCTGGACGAGGACAGCCACGAGGTGACCCGTGCCGGCGAGCCGATTTCGTTGACCTCCACCGAGTTCGAGCTGTTGCGGTTCATGATGCGCAATTCGAAGCGGGTGCTGAGCAAGGCGCAGATTCTCGATCGGGTATGGAGCTACGACTTCGGCGGTCGGTCCAACATCGTCGAGCTGTATATCTCCTACTTGCGCAAGAAGATCGACAACGGCCGTGACCCGATGATCCACACACTGCGCGGTGCGGGTTATGTCCTCAAACCAGCCCGCTAG
- a CDS encoding TetR/AcrR family transcriptional regulator: protein MPKVTEEQWKAQEQRYLDAARRCFSRIGVAPASMDEIRSEAGVSAGAMYRYFPSKDALIHAAIETSLIEVGELTAKVGERDDIAGPNAYLLAVLETLQRFRHHTEGVDLFRLAVQGWAHAQTQPKTKAMVMAAFQAQRAAFADAVSRWTGRNDASAIAAAIGGAVIGYVVQSLFTDGGVDPRWYCQGIAGLN, encoded by the coding sequence ATGCCGAAGGTGACCGAGGAGCAGTGGAAGGCTCAGGAGCAGCGCTACCTGGACGCGGCCCGAAGATGTTTCAGTCGGATCGGGGTGGCGCCGGCCTCGATGGACGAGATCCGTAGCGAGGCCGGCGTGTCGGCAGGCGCCATGTACCGCTACTTTCCGTCCAAGGACGCCCTGATCCATGCGGCGATCGAGACGTCGCTGATCGAAGTCGGGGAGTTGACGGCCAAGGTTGGCGAGCGCGACGACATCGCCGGCCCCAATGCGTATCTGCTCGCGGTACTCGAAACCCTCCAGCGATTCCGCCACCACACGGAAGGCGTGGACCTTTTCCGGCTCGCCGTGCAGGGTTGGGCGCATGCGCAGACCCAGCCCAAGACCAAGGCGATGGTCATGGCAGCCTTTCAGGCTCAACGCGCCGCGTTCGCCGATGCCGTTTCTCGATGGACGGGCCGAAATGATGCGTCTGCCATCGCGGCCGCCATCGGCGGCGCGGTGATTGGCTACGTCGTGCAATCGCTGTTCACCGACGGCGGCGTCGATCCGCGGTGGTATTGCCAGGGCATCGCCGGTCTGAATTGA
- a CDS encoding sensor histidine kinase, with protein MSSNQPARTRRVWSLRLRLLVGQVVVLALVCVGITAATELSLNHHLVRQLDGQLGGTSHRSALMYPEPNRPGWRHDHAYPRPGPGPRFLDAPGQPAGMVAAVVNDGKTVDAGYLTSIGSRAALSDKAQDQLAAIANSRKPVTLNLDGLGRYRVVAAPSRRGGDVIVTGLSMSDVDATLLQMLVIFGVVTIIALAAATIAGMVIIRRALAPLRRVAQTARRVSDLQLDRGEVEMPVRVPESDANPSTEVGQLGSALNRMLDHIAAALSARQASETRVRQFVADASHELRTPLAAIRGYTELTQRMGDDREAVAHAMSRVASETERITRLVEDLLLLARLDSGRPLEREPVDLSRVAVDAVSDAHVAGPDHQWELDLPEEPVIIVGDAARLHQVLTNLLANARIHTGAGTVVTTRLNTGPTHSVLQVIDNGPGIPAALQSEVFERFARGDTSRSRKGGSTGLGLAIVSAVVKAHNGTITVDSSPGHTEFTVRLPLNGWQPPAASPN; from the coding sequence ATGTCCTCAAACCAGCCCGCTAGGACACGGCGAGTCTGGTCGCTTCGGCTGCGGCTTCTGGTCGGTCAGGTCGTTGTGCTCGCCCTGGTCTGCGTCGGGATCACCGCGGCAACCGAACTCTCGCTGAACCACCACTTGGTGCGACAGCTCGACGGACAACTGGGCGGGACCTCGCATCGTTCGGCGCTGATGTACCCCGAACCGAACCGTCCCGGCTGGCGGCACGACCACGCCTACCCACGACCCGGCCCCGGTCCGCGGTTCCTGGATGCTCCGGGGCAGCCAGCGGGCATGGTCGCCGCGGTGGTCAACGACGGCAAGACGGTCGACGCCGGCTACCTGACCAGCATCGGTTCCCGCGCTGCGCTGAGCGACAAGGCCCAGGATCAACTCGCGGCGATCGCGAATAGCCGTAAGCCGGTAACCCTGAATCTCGACGGCCTCGGGCGGTACCGCGTCGTGGCCGCCCCGAGCCGGCGCGGCGGCGACGTGATCGTCACCGGATTATCCATGTCCGACGTCGACGCGACACTGCTGCAGATGCTGGTCATATTCGGGGTCGTCACCATAATCGCGCTGGCCGCAGCGACGATCGCCGGGATGGTGATCATCAGGCGAGCACTCGCGCCGCTGCGCCGCGTCGCGCAAACCGCGCGCAGAGTTTCCGACCTGCAACTGGACCGCGGTGAGGTCGAAATGCCGGTGCGGGTCCCCGAATCCGACGCCAACCCCTCCACCGAGGTGGGCCAACTGGGGTCGGCGCTGAACCGGATGCTCGACCACATCGCGGCCGCGCTGTCGGCACGGCAGGCTAGTGAGACCCGGGTCCGTCAGTTCGTCGCCGACGCGAGTCACGAACTGCGCACGCCACTGGCGGCGATCCGCGGCTACACCGAACTCACCCAGCGGATGGGCGACGATCGCGAGGCGGTGGCACACGCGATGAGCCGCGTCGCGTCGGAGACCGAGCGAATTACGCGCCTCGTCGAGGACCTACTGCTGCTGGCCCGCCTGGACTCGGGCCGCCCCCTGGAACGCGAACCGGTGGATCTATCGCGGGTGGCGGTCGATGCGGTCAGCGACGCGCACGTTGCGGGACCGGATCACCAGTGGGAGCTCGATCTGCCCGAGGAACCGGTCATCATCGTCGGCGATGCGGCACGCCTGCATCAGGTGTTGACCAATCTGCTTGCCAATGCGCGCATCCACACCGGTGCGGGAACCGTCGTCACCACGCGGCTGAACACCGGACCGACGCATAGCGTGCTGCAGGTGATCGACAACGGGCCCGGTATTCCGGCGGCGCTGCAGTCAGAGGTGTTCGAGCGGTTTGCCCGCGGTGACACCTCGCGCTCCCGCAAGGGTGGCAGCACCGGGCTCGGGCTGGCGATCGTCTCCGCCGTCGTCAAGGCGCACAACGGGACGATCACCGTCGACAGCTCGCCCGGCCATACCGAGTTCACGGTGCGGTTGCCGCTCAACGGATGGCAACCGCCCGCAGCCTCGCCTAACTAG
- a CDS encoding lipoprotein LpqH, which yields MKRELTVAVAGAAILVAGISGCSSDKKSSSGSSSGASTSASTGGGGGTKVIIDGKDQNVTGSVVCSTAGGSVNIAIGGAATGIAAVLSDGNPPTVTSVGLGNVNGVTLAYASAGGGGNASATKNGNSYKITGTATGVDMANPTQPVSKPFEIDVTCSS from the coding sequence GTGAAGCGTGAACTGACGGTCGCGGTAGCCGGAGCAGCAATTCTGGTTGCGGGAATTTCCGGCTGTTCGAGCGACAAGAAGAGTTCGAGTGGGTCCTCGTCGGGCGCAAGCACTTCGGCGAGCACCGGCGGAGGCGGCGGCACCAAGGTGATCATCGACGGTAAGGACCAGAACGTCACCGGTTCGGTCGTCTGCTCAACGGCGGGCGGCAGCGTCAACATCGCGATCGGCGGGGCCGCGACGGGCATCGCCGCCGTGCTCAGCGACGGAAACCCGCCCACGGTGACGTCCGTCGGGCTCGGCAACGTCAACGGCGTGACCCTCGCATACGCCTCGGCCGGCGGCGGGGGCAATGCCTCGGCGACCAAGAACGGCAACAGCTACAAGATCACCGGGACTGCCACCGGCGTGGACATGGCCAACCCCACGCAACCGGTGAGCAAACCGTTCGAGATCGACGTCACCTGCTCTAGTTAG
- a CDS encoding MBL fold metallo-hydrolase: MTITRIHHLNCASIQGISLLGQHLVCHVLLLETTDAGLVLVDTGLGSADYADISSRLGWEFAKVYARPGLDPSLAAVEQIRELGFSVSDVRHIVQTHLDLDHVGGLSDFPQALVHVHATELDAARRRHGLRAKRRYRPKMWTHDPKWRTYTHGGEGWMGFDAVRGLEGLGDDILMVPLFGHTHGHCGIAVNTSDGWLLDAGDAYFDAREIKLPQRRCGAGVALFQMMVTTERANRRHNQDRLRSLHADHPEVDIFCAHNPFEYLDLAERNGDTPRGIATARAWKPDNRSVGSARTSGSSMEAK; this comes from the coding sequence ATGACGATCACCCGGATCCATCACCTCAATTGCGCCTCGATTCAAGGCATTTCACTGCTTGGGCAGCATCTGGTCTGCCACGTTCTGCTGCTGGAGACAACCGATGCCGGCCTGGTGCTGGTCGACACCGGGTTGGGCAGCGCCGACTACGCCGACATTTCGTCGCGACTCGGCTGGGAGTTCGCCAAGGTGTACGCGCGGCCCGGCCTCGACCCATCGCTGGCCGCCGTTGAGCAGATCCGCGAGCTGGGCTTCTCAGTGAGCGATGTCCGGCACATCGTGCAGACCCACCTCGACCTCGACCACGTCGGCGGCCTCAGCGACTTCCCGCAGGCCCTGGTTCATGTGCACGCTACCGAATTGGACGCCGCCCGCCGCCGCCACGGGTTGCGGGCAAAGCGACGGTACCGGCCCAAGATGTGGACTCATGACCCGAAGTGGCGCACCTACACCCACGGTGGCGAGGGCTGGATGGGCTTCGATGCGGTGCGCGGACTGGAAGGGCTTGGCGACGACATCCTGATGGTCCCGCTGTTCGGGCACACCCACGGCCATTGCGGAATCGCGGTCAACACCTCCGACGGCTGGTTGCTCGACGCTGGAGATGCCTACTTCGACGCCCGCGAAATCAAGCTTCCGCAACGGCGTTGCGGTGCCGGTGTGGCGCTGTTCCAGATGATGGTGACCACCGAGCGCGCCAACCGCCGCCACAACCAGGATCGATTGCGTAGCCTGCACGCCGACCACCCCGAGGTCGATATCTTCTGCGCACACAATCCTTTCGAGTACCTCGACCTGGCCGAGCGTAACGGCGACACGCCCCGAGGCATCGCGACCGCCCGAGCATGGAAGCCAGACAACCGGTCCGTCGGATCCGCTCGTACCAGCGGGTCCTCGATGGAGGCCAAATGA
- a CDS encoding DUF6131 family protein, with translation MIVLGIVLLILGYVFAIPLLWTIGIVLIVIGAVLWVLGSVGRPVGGRRYWY, from the coding sequence ATGATCGTCTTGGGTATCGTTCTCCTCATTCTCGGATATGTATTCGCCATTCCCTTGCTGTGGACAATCGGCATTGTCCTCATCGTCATTGGTGCAGTGCTGTGGGTGCTCGGCTCGGTCGGCCGCCCGGTCGGCGGCAGGCGGTATTGGTACTAG
- a CDS encoding acyl-CoA dehydrogenase family protein produces the protein MSWDFSTEPEFEKKLAWVREFVHEEVEPLEVLFPGCEFLPLNDERRRIVDPLKQQVRDNGLWAPHLGPELGGQGFGAVKLTLINEILGRSPWAPIVFGTQAPDTGNAEIIARFGTQEQKDRYLKGLLSGEIFSCFSMTEPQGGADPRVFTTRAVRDGDEWVITGRKYFSSNASVASFFIVVAITDPDVPVHRGASTFLIPAGTEGLNLEANHHLVGADPHEPGHSLVHYDGVRVGADALLGEAGQGFLILQTRLAGGRLHHAMRSIGMAQRAVDMMSRRAKSRFTQGSPLADKQLVQEFVADSYTELIPFRLTVLHAAWLIDNGDEQGARAEIAACKILASQVLKSIALRAIQVHGALGLTDQLPLVNVLLGGIALGLADGPTEAHKVNLARMLLKGYDAEKGDWPSEMLEVRRDAAREKYGALVGSVPAHPHSP, from the coding sequence ATGTCTTGGGATTTCTCTACCGAGCCGGAGTTCGAGAAGAAGCTCGCCTGGGTGCGCGAGTTCGTGCACGAAGAGGTGGAGCCACTCGAAGTGCTGTTCCCGGGCTGCGAGTTCCTGCCGCTCAACGACGAGCGCCGGCGGATCGTCGACCCGCTCAAGCAGCAGGTCCGTGACAATGGCTTGTGGGCACCGCATCTGGGCCCGGAACTCGGCGGTCAGGGCTTCGGCGCGGTCAAGCTGACATTGATCAACGAGATTCTGGGCCGCAGCCCGTGGGCGCCGATCGTCTTCGGCACCCAGGCGCCCGATACCGGCAACGCGGAGATCATCGCGCGCTTCGGAACGCAGGAGCAGAAGGACCGCTATCTGAAAGGGCTGCTCTCCGGGGAGATCTTTTCCTGCTTCTCGATGACGGAACCCCAAGGCGGCGCCGATCCGCGCGTGTTCACCACCCGAGCCGTCCGCGATGGCGACGAGTGGGTGATCACCGGACGAAAGTACTTCTCCTCCAACGCGTCTGTGGCGTCCTTCTTCATTGTCGTCGCGATCACCGATCCAGATGTGCCGGTCCACCGCGGCGCCTCGACGTTCCTGATCCCCGCCGGCACCGAAGGGCTGAATCTGGAAGCCAACCACCACCTGGTGGGAGCCGACCCGCACGAGCCGGGGCATTCGCTGGTGCACTACGACGGGGTGCGGGTAGGAGCGGATGCGCTGCTCGGCGAAGCCGGGCAGGGCTTCCTGATCCTGCAGACCCGATTGGCGGGCGGGCGGTTGCATCACGCGATGCGTTCCATCGGGATGGCGCAACGTGCCGTCGACATGATGTCGCGACGCGCGAAAAGCCGCTTTACCCAGGGCAGTCCGCTGGCCGACAAGCAGCTGGTGCAAGAATTCGTCGCCGATTCCTACACCGAGCTGATCCCGTTTCGACTGACCGTGCTGCACGCCGCGTGGCTGATCGACAACGGCGACGAGCAGGGCGCGCGGGCCGAGATCGCCGCCTGCAAGATCCTCGCCTCGCAGGTGTTGAAATCGATTGCGCTGCGGGCGATCCAAGTCCACGGCGCGCTCGGGCTCACCGACCAGCTGCCATTGGTCAACGTGTTGCTGGGGGGTATCGCGCTCGGCCTGGCCGACGGGCCGACCGAGGCACACAAGGTCAACCTGGCCCGGATGCTGCTCAAGGGCTACGACGCCGAGAAAGGTGACTGGCCCAGCGAAATGCTGGAAGTGCGTCGCGACGCCGCCCGGGAAAAATACGGCGCCCTGGTGGGTAGCGTTCCGGCGCACCCACATTCGCCATGA
- a CDS encoding TetR/AcrR family transcriptional regulator, whose amino-acid sequence MISRVAAAVERALDDRQRGATAEVERILVAAVRVMERVAPEAPRVSDIVAEAGSSNKAFYRYFAGKDDLILAVMERGVGIVVSYLEHQMAKEARPRDKIARWIEGTLAQVAEPDLIRKSRAAAGQMASATNWRTVDHEMMNPLRDLLVEPVAALGSTDVERDVEAVFCCTAATMRRYMGSTVRPEPDDIAHVVRFCLNGLGVD is encoded by the coding sequence ATGATCAGCAGAGTCGCCGCGGCCGTCGAACGCGCGCTCGACGACCGGCAGCGGGGGGCGACCGCGGAGGTCGAACGCATCCTGGTCGCGGCGGTGCGGGTGATGGAGCGCGTCGCGCCCGAGGCGCCTCGGGTCAGTGACATCGTGGCCGAGGCCGGGTCGTCGAATAAGGCGTTCTACCGGTATTTCGCCGGCAAGGATGATCTCATTCTGGCGGTGATGGAGCGGGGTGTCGGGATCGTCGTGTCCTACCTCGAACACCAGATGGCCAAGGAGGCCCGACCGCGGGACAAGATCGCCCGCTGGATCGAGGGCACCCTGGCACAGGTCGCCGAACCGGACCTGATCAGGAAGAGCCGCGCGGCGGCCGGTCAGATGGCATCCGCGACGAACTGGCGTACCGTCGATCACGAAATGATGAACCCACTGCGCGACCTGCTGGTCGAACCGGTTGCGGCACTGGGAAGTACCGATGTCGAACGCGACGTCGAGGCGGTGTTCTGCTGTACGGCGGCGACGATGCGACGCTACATGGGCTCGACCGTTCGGCCCGAGCCCGACGACATCGCACACGTGGTGAGGTTCTGCCTGAACGGATTGGGAGTCGATTGA